From the genome of Miscanthus floridulus cultivar M001 chromosome 10, ASM1932011v1, whole genome shotgun sequence, one region includes:
- the LOC136489154 gene encoding expansin-A26-like — translation FYGGRDGSGTTDGSMCGYKGELGKDYGALTAAVGPSLYSNGAGCGACYKLKGTVVVTATNQAPPLVSGQKGEHFDLTMSAFLKIAEEKAGIVPITYRKVACVRQGGIWYRITGNPHYNMVMVTNVGGAGDVVGLSVKGNKCVKWTPMKRNWGQLWTTEVDLTGESLTFRVMTGDHRKATSWHVVPRDWKFDKTYQATKNF, via the exons tTCTACGGCGGGCGCGACGGGTCCGGCACCACGGACGGCAGCATGTGCGGGTACAAGGGCGAGCTGGGAAAAGACTACGGCGCGCTGACGGCGGCCGTGGGCCCGTCACTGTACAGCAACGGGGCCGGGTGCGGCGCGTGCTACAAGCTCAAGGGCACCGTGGTGGTGACAGCCACCAACCAGGCCCCGCCGCTGGTGAGTGGACAGAAGGGCGAGCACTTCGACCTCACCATGTCGGCGTTCCTCAAGATCGCCGAGGAGAAGGCCGGCATCGTGCCCATCACCTACCGCAA GGTGGCGTGCGTGAGGCAAGGCGGCATCTGGTACAGGATCACGGGGAACCCGCACTACAACATGGTGATGGTGACGAACGTCGGTGGCGCCGGGGACGTGGTGGGGCTATCGGTGAAGGGCAACAAGTGCGTCAAGTGGACGCCAATGAAGCGCAACTGGGGCCAGCTCTGGACGACGGAGGTCGACCTCACCGGCGAGTCGCTGACGTTCCGCGTCATGACCGGTGACCACCGCAAGGCCACCTCCTGGCACGTCGTGCCCCGCGACTGGAAGTTCGACAAGACGTACCAGGCCACCAAGAACTTCTAG
- the LOC136489155 gene encoding single myb histone 6-like, whose protein sequence is MSPSPSPYHPTPVELQQEAAMAARERRTEQAQLNRSRAGARCVLKGLRFISRTTGSVEAAELWRRVEERFNDLAREGCSPAATSANASEQYWSPSDFDHLLSAKLKDLATSGKLLKKLHVLKLKNLELFSMTSGSLQVNWKYRIAPSSPRLEGRSPKMMLLEDVQGEPLKLGSDASRRLTRSQVDAELVRMATMTAEAAAAAAAHAVAEAEAIMAEAEAAAREAEAAEAEARAAQAFAEAAVLTLKNRNAAKLV, encoded by the exons atgtccccgtccccgtccccgtaccACCCCACGCCCGTCGAGCTGCAgcaggaggcggccatggcggcgcgcgAGCGGCGGACGGAGCAGGCGCAGCTCAACCGCTCCCGCGCGGGAGCCAGGTGCGTGCTCAAGGGCCTCCGCTTCATCAGCCGCACCACGGGCTCCGTCGAGGCCGCCGAGCTGTGGCGCCGCGTCGAGGAGCGATTCAATGACCTCGCCCGTGAAGGCTGCTCTCCCGCGGCGACTTCGGCGAATGCATCA GAGCAATATTGGTCACCTAGTGATTTTGATCACTTATTGTCTGCAAAACTGAAGGATTTAGCTACCAGTGGGAAATTGTTAAAG AAGTTGCATGTTCTCAAATTGAAGAACCTTGAGCTTTTCAGCATGACCAGTGGAAGTTTGCAGGTGAATTGGAAGTACAGGATAGCACCTAGTTCACCACGCTTAGAGGGCCGAAGCCCCAAGATGATGCTGCTGGAAGACGTGCAAGGAGAACCCTTGAAATTAGGGAGTGATGCTAGTAGAAGACTCACGAGATCCCAAGTTGATGCTGAATTGGTTCGTATGGCAACTATGACTGCTGAAGCAGCTGCGGCTGCCGCTGCTCATGCAGTTGCAGAGGCAGAGGCTATCATGGCAGAAGCTGAAGCAGCTGCTAGGGAAGCAGAGGCTGCAGAAGCAGAGGCCCGAGCTGCACAGGCCTTCGCTGAAGCAGCAGTTTTGACACTGAAGAACAGAAATGCTGCGAAACTGGTATAG